The proteins below come from a single Bacteroidales bacterium genomic window:
- a CDS encoding alpha/beta hydrolase produces MKKTWILFAIFLILNQYIMAQDNENKEIKYLQDDSIKLCYHDTGSGNTTIVLVSGLTFGLETWKSFQERLSKYARVISYDRNGLGNSVYIPGSKNIGSMIGELGTIMHKPDINTPVILVGHSIGGHIVKKYTELFPEKVKALFLIDAFHERFYKELKDAVTEKMWIDYVSNWESIRKNAPSGVSDEIGFNLELMKSDERYPVPSDIPVYLFTSIKETEIEEKFVEFNKIAFKVHLRLNNQLEKEYKNIHHLITDNSSHFIYLDEPELIVDEILKLVDN; encoded by the coding sequence ATGAAGAAAACATGGATTTTATTTGCAATATTCCTGATACTAAACCAATACATCATGGCGCAAGACAATGAAAATAAAGAAATTAAATATCTTCAAGATGATAGTATCAAACTTTGCTATCATGATACCGGTTCCGGCAATACAACTATTGTTTTGGTTTCCGGATTGACATTCGGTTTGGAAACCTGGAAAAGTTTTCAGGAGCGGTTATCAAAATATGCCAGAGTTATTTCTTATGACAGAAATGGCCTTGGAAATTCGGTCTATATTCCGGGCAGTAAGAACATCGGTTCAATGATCGGAGAGTTAGGCACGATCATGCATAAGCCTGATATAAATACTCCTGTTATTTTAGTTGGCCATTCCATAGGTGGCCATATCGTTAAAAAATACACGGAATTATTCCCGGAGAAAGTTAAGGCGCTTTTTTTAATCGATGCCTTCCATGAACGGTTTTACAAAGAGCTTAAAGATGCTGTAACCGAAAAAATGTGGATCGATTATGTCAGTAACTGGGAAAGTATAAGAAAAAATGCGCCTTCCGGAGTTTCTGACGAGATAGGTTTTAACCTGGAATTGATGAAATCTGACGAAAGATATCCTGTACCTTCGGATATTCCGGTATATTTATTTACGTCCATTAAAGAAACAGAGATCGAAGAAAAGTTTGTCGAATTTAATAAAATAGCTTTTAAGGTCCATCTCAGGCTAAATAATCAGTTAGAAAAGGAATACAAAAACATTCACCACTTAATCACTGATAACAGTTCACATTTCATATATCTTGATGAACCTGAGCTGATTGTGGATGAGATATTAAAACTGGTTGATAATTGA